Proteins from a single region of Bacteroidales bacterium:
- a CDS encoding sigma-70 family RNA polymerase sigma factor, with the protein MDITLLKKGDHKAFAKLIDATSSDIFNLAMKFTSDYNDSKDITQEVYIEAFKNIKKFREESNIKTWLYRITVNRSLNHIKKEKNKYSTVDIDSVGQNIFLNSKSQSDAEAKIENKEMKMALEAALSKLPENQRVAFLLKNHEDMSYKEIAEIMELSISAIESLIFRAKAKLRVLLSNYYKNNFSLSQDFETKNV; encoded by the coding sequence ATGGACATTACTTTATTAAAAAAAGGCGACCATAAAGCATTTGCAAAGCTAATTGACGCTACAAGCAGCGACATTTTTAACCTTGCCATGAAATTTACTTCCGACTACAATGATTCCAAGGATATTACACAAGAAGTTTATATTGAAGCATTTAAAAACATTAAAAAATTCAGAGAAGAATCCAACATAAAGACATGGCTTTACAGAATCACTGTGAATCGCTCATTAAATCACATAAAAAAAGAAAAAAACAAATATTCCACTGTGGATATTGACAGCGTCGGGCAAAATATTTTTCTAAATTCAAAAAGCCAAAGCGATGCCGAAGCAAAAATTGAAAATAAAGAAATGAAAATGGCTTTGGAAGCTGCCTTATCCAAATTACCTGAAAATCAGCGTGTAGCATTTCTTTTGAAAAATCACGAAGATATGAGCTACAAAGAAATTGCAGAAATAATGGAGCTTTCAATTAGCGCAATAGAATCTCTCATTTTTAGAGCCAAAGCCAAATTGAGAGTTTTATTAAGCAATTATTACAAAAATAATTTTTCTTTATCGCAAGATTTTGAAACAAAAAATGTCTAA